The window GCCGATCACGCCTGGACCCTGAACGATCCGCGCACGGCGCACCGTTTCGCCGAGCAGCTGAAGGTTGTCGAAGCCGGCGGCGGGACCGTCGCGGTCTGCGGCGGCGGGCTGACCGGCATCGAGGCCGCGACCGAAATCGCCGAGCAGCACCCGGGATTGACCGTCACCCTGATCAGCAGCGGCGAACCGGGAGCGATGATGGGCGACAAGGCCCGCGCCTACCTCAACAAGGCACTGGACCGGCTGGGCATCGTCCGGCAGATCGGCCGCCACGTCACCAAGGTGCTGCCGGACGCGGTGGAACTCGCAGGCGGCGAACTGATTTCGGCCGACCTGACGCTGTGGACCACCGGCGTGCGGGTCTCGCCACTGGCCGCCGAGGCGGGTATCGACACCGATCCCCGCGGCCTGATCGTGGTCGATCCGACCCTGCGCTCGGTCTCGCACCCGAACATCTGCGCCGTCGGCGACGCCGCCGCGGTCCGCCAGGCTTGGGGCCAGATCCACGGCACCTGCCAGTCCGGGCTGCCCACCGCCGCCTACACCGCCGACACCATCGCCCGCCGGCTGCGCGGAAAGCCGGTGCACCCCTTCCGATTCGGCTACTTCCACCAGCCGGTCAGCCTGGGTCGCAAGGACGCGGTCATCCAGTTCACCAAGGCCGACGACACCCCGGGCCGGTTCCACCTGACCGGGCGCGCGGCCGTCATGTACAAGGAAAGCGTCAGCAGCTCGCCGCCTTTCGCGTTCAAGATGAGCCAGAAGATGACCGTGTCGGTGCAGATGTCCAAGGGCGGCAAGGCGACTCGTGCCACCGCGTGAGGATCTCGGATAGCCCGCCGGACACCGCCCGGCGGGCTATCCGATGATTGCCAACGCGAATCAGAGTGAGGAGCATGGGCTGATGATCGACCAAGCGCCCACGGCAGACCCGTTCATCGAGCACCGTCGCCTGCTGTTCGCGACCGCCTACCGGATGCTGGGCACCGTCACCGATGCCGAGGATGTCCTGCAGGACACCTGGCTCAAATGGCACGCCACCGACCAGTCGACCGTGCAGCACCCCAAGTCCTACCTGGTCCGCACGGTCACCAACCTGTCGCTGAACCGGCTCACCTCCGCCCGGGCCACCCGGGAAACCTACGTCGGCCCTTGGCTGCCCGAGCCCCTGCTGACCACCCCGAATATCGCGGAGGAAACCGAATTGGCCGACACCGTCTCCACCGCCATGCTGGTAGTGCTGGAAACCCTGAGCCCGGTCGAGCGCGCCGTTTTCGTGCTCCGGGAGGTATTCGGTTACACGCACGCCGAAATCGCCGACACCCTCGACAAACCCGAAGCCACCGTCCGTCAGATCGCGCACCGCGCCCGCGCCCACGTGCAGTCCCGCCGCCCCCGCTTCGACACCGACACCGGCGAACGCGCCCACGTCACCGAACAATTCATGTCCGCCTGCGCCGGTGGGGACCTCAACGCCTTGATGGACCTGCTCGCCCCGGATGTCACCTCGTGGTCCGACGGCGGCGGTGTGGTGACCGCGGCCCGGCGCCCGCTGCACGGCCCCGACCATGTCGCCCGCTGGATCCTCGGTGTCCTTGCCAAGCCGACAGTCGCCGGCGTCGAGCTCACCCCCGCCCACATCAACGGTGAACTCGGCGCCCTGGCCAGCATCGGCGGCAACCCCGTGGCGGCCTTCACCTACGACCTCGTCGACGGCCGCATCCAGAACCTGCGTTTCCAGGTGAACCCGCATAAGTTGAAAGGCCTCTACCTGGACCCGGGCACCGTCGGCTGAAGCTGCACCGCCTTGTCGTCCCGTCGAATCGCGTTCCGCGTTCTACGCTTCTGCCGTGACCAGCCAGCCCACGAGTACCGAACCCGACGGTGGACAGCTCCGGGTCTCCACCCTGGAACTGTTCTTCGACCTCGTCTTCGTCTTCACCATCACGCAGCTCACCCACGTCTTCGTGCACCATCCAGGCTGGCCCGCGGTGGCGCAGATCGTGCTGATGTTCGGTGTCATCTGGTGGATGTACTCCGGCTACGCCTGGCTCACCAACGAGGTGGCGCCGACCACCAGCGGCCGGCGGACCCTGCTCACCATCGGCATGTTCGGTTTCTTCGTGCTCGCGCTGGCCGTCCCCGACGCGTTCCACGGCACCGGCGTCGCTTTCGGTCTGGGCTTCATCCTGGTGACCACCATCCACACCGCCCTGTTCGCTTCCAGCGGCGGCGCTTCGGCGACCATCGCGATCAAGCGGATCGCGCCGTTCAACGCGGTCGCCGCCGTCCTGGTCCTGGTCGGCGGATTCCTGCACGGTTGGCCGCAATACCTTTGCTGGGCATCGGCTTTCGCGTGTCAGGTGGTGAGCCCCTACCTGATCGACACCAACGATTTCGTGGTCCGGCCCAAGCATTTCGCCGAACGGCACGGCCTGGTCATCATCGTCGCGATCGGCGAATCCATCGTCTCCATCGGCGTCGGGCTGACCGGACGAGACCTCACCGTGGGGTTGGTCGCCAATGTCGCGGTCGGCCTGACGCTGGCCTATGTGCTGTGGTGGGCGTACTTCGGCATCGATGACGAGCGCGGCGAGCACGCGCTCGCGGCCATCCCGGCGCGGGAGCGCTCCCGGCCCGCGGTCCTCGCCTACGGCTATTCGCTGTATCCGATGCTGATCGGCGTCACCCTGGCCGCGGCGGGCATCCAGATGAGCATCGCGCACGGCAACGAACCCGCGAGCATGGCGGCCGCGGCGGCGCTGTCCGCAGGCGTCGCGTTGTATTTCGTCGGCCAGTGGGCTTTCCGGGTTTCGCTCGGGCTGCCCCGGCCGTGGACCCGGCTGATCTGCGCGGCCGCGGTCTGCGCGACCATCCCGATCGGCGTCGCCTGGGTCGCGTGGGCCCAGCTCGCCACTCTCGTCGCCGTCGCCTACGCCGCGGTCATCATCGACGACGTGATCACGCTGCGCTCCGGACACCACAGCTCCTATCTCTGAGCGTTCCGGAACAATGGGGAGCCGTGCCCGCTGACGAACTAGCTGTCGAACCTCCCGTCGCCGCCCGCAGACTGCTCGGCGCAACCCTGTGGTCGGGAGCGGTCGGCCTGCGAATCGTCGAAGTGGAGGCCTACGGCGGCGACCCGGCGGGCCCCTGGCCCGACCCCGCCTCGCACTCCGGTCGCGGGCGGACCAAACGCAACGCGGCGATGTTCGGCCCGGCGGGGGTGCTCTACGTCTACCTCAGCTACGGCATGCACAAGTGCGTGAACGTCACCAGCGGCCCCGACGGCGTCGCGAGCGCGGTCCTGCTCCGCTCCGGCGAGGTGATCGCGGGCTTGGACGAGGCCCGAGCCCGCCGCCCCACCGCCCGCACCGACGCCGACTTGGCAAGGGGCCCAGGCAATCTCGGTAGCGCGCTCGGTATCACGCTGGCCGACTACGGCACCGACCTGTTCGACTCGGCCGCACCCATCCGCCTGGAACTGAACGGCGCGCTCGCTGCCGCCGACATCGCCAACGGCCCCCGCGTGGGCGTCAGCACCGCCGCCGACCTGCCGTGGCGCTTCTGGCTGCCGGCCTCGCCTGCCGTCTCGGTCTACCGGCGCAGCCCGCGGGCGTCCAAACCGGTGGCCTGACCGGCGGTTCCGAAAATATTTCGCGGACAGCGATGAGTTATCGGAAGGCGGTCCGTCCTATCTGTTGAACGCGCTACCAACCCGGCGCGACCGACACGAAGGACTCGAAATGACCACCGCCAACGCTTCCGCCAGCTTCGCCGCAGCCGCCACCTACCGCCCCGGCAAGGTCCGCAACCGGGTCCTGTGGACCCTGCAGATCCTGCTCGGCCTGTTCTTCATCATCGCCTCCGGCGGCCCGAAGCTCGTCATCCCGAACACCCTGATGGAGAGCAACCCCGACATCGGTTTGCCGTTCGGGCTGCTCATCTTCATCGGAGTCGCCGAGGTTGCGGGCGGCATCGGCCTGATGGTGCCCCGGCTGGCCGCACTCGCCGCGGCGGGCCTGTCGGTCCTGACCTTCCTCGCGGCCGGATTCCAGGCCTTCGTGGTGGACAAGCCCGAACTGGCGCCCTTCCCGCTGGTGCTGACTGTGATCTTCGCCTGGATCGCCTACGAGCGCCGCGCCTCCATCACCGACCTGCGCAACACCATCTCGCGATGACACAGCCCTGAGCACGGCCGGCGATCGGTGGCCACACCCACCGATCGCCGCGCCGTGCTTTCCGGGATCGATCGCTGTCGGGTTGGCGGTGATCGATCCATCGGCCATCTGGTCGCGGCGCCCCGGCCCGGGCGCCGCACCAGGTGGCCGTCGTCGTATCCGCGTCAGAGCCGTTCAGCTGCCGCGTCATCCATCCAGCGGGTCCGCGGGAACCCGGATACCGTGCGATGAATTCCGCCGGGGCACGCCGTCCTATCTGGTGAACGCGCAACCAACCCGGCGCGCACGACCCGAAGGAACACCTGCCATGACTGCCATCCCCGCCACCACCTACCGTCCCGGCAAGATCCGCAACCGTGTCCTGTGGGTCCTGCAGATCCTGCTCGGCCTGTTCTTCATCGTCGGCGCCGGCCTGCCGAAGGTGCTCGGCGCCGAAGTCCAGGTCGAGGCGTTCGATGACATCGGCTTCGGCCCGTGGTTCCGCTACTTCGTCGGTGCCGTGGAAATCGCGGGCGGCGTCGGCCTGATGATTCCGCGGCTGTGCGGCCTGGCCGCCGCCGGACTCACGATCACCATGGTGCTG is drawn from Nocardia sp. XZ_19_385 and contains these coding sequences:
- a CDS encoding NAD(P)/FAD-dependent oxidoreductase translates to MSTNNTTHQIVVLGAGYTGMLAAVRLARRTRKLDVKITLVNPSDRFTERLRMHQVAAGQELTNHNIPAILAGSGVEFVQGWATSIDPQAQRVFVDGTATLHYDELIYALGSNTDTTKVPGAADHAWTLNDPRTAHRFAEQLKVVEAGGGTVAVCGGGLTGIEAATEIAEQHPGLTVTLISSGEPGAMMGDKARAYLNKALDRLGIVRQIGRHVTKVLPDAVELAGGELISADLTLWTTGVRVSPLAAEAGIDTDPRGLIVVDPTLRSVSHPNICAVGDAAAVRQAWGQIHGTCQSGLPTAAYTADTIARRLRGKPVHPFRFGYFHQPVSLGRKDAVIQFTKADDTPGRFHLTGRAAVMYKESVSSSPPFAFKMSQKMTVSVQMSKGGKATRATA
- a CDS encoding RNA polymerase sigma-70 factor, coding for MIDQAPTADPFIEHRRLLFATAYRMLGTVTDAEDVLQDTWLKWHATDQSTVQHPKSYLVRTVTNLSLNRLTSARATRETYVGPWLPEPLLTTPNIAEETELADTVSTAMLVVLETLSPVERAVFVLREVFGYTHAEIADTLDKPEATVRQIAHRARAHVQSRRPRFDTDTGERAHVTEQFMSACAGGDLNALMDLLAPDVTSWSDGGGVVTAARRPLHGPDHVARWILGVLAKPTVAGVELTPAHINGELGALASIGGNPVAAFTYDLVDGRIQNLRFQVNPHKLKGLYLDPGTVG
- a CDS encoding low temperature requirement protein A, with translation MTSQPTSTEPDGGQLRVSTLELFFDLVFVFTITQLTHVFVHHPGWPAVAQIVLMFGVIWWMYSGYAWLTNEVAPTTSGRRTLLTIGMFGFFVLALAVPDAFHGTGVAFGLGFILVTTIHTALFASSGGASATIAIKRIAPFNAVAAVLVLVGGFLHGWPQYLCWASAFACQVVSPYLIDTNDFVVRPKHFAERHGLVIIVAIGESIVSIGVGLTGRDLTVGLVANVAVGLTLAYVLWWAYFGIDDERGEHALAAIPARERSRPAVLAYGYSLYPMLIGVTLAAAGIQMSIAHGNEPASMAAAAALSAGVALYFVGQWAFRVSLGLPRPWTRLICAAAVCATIPIGVAWVAWAQLATLVAVAYAAVIIDDVITLRSGHHSSYL
- a CDS encoding DNA-3-methyladenine glycosylase translates to MPADELAVEPPVAARRLLGATLWSGAVGLRIVEVEAYGGDPAGPWPDPASHSGRGRTKRNAAMFGPAGVLYVYLSYGMHKCVNVTSGPDGVASAVLLRSGEVIAGLDEARARRPTARTDADLARGPGNLGSALGITLADYGTDLFDSAAPIRLELNGALAAADIANGPRVGVSTAADLPWRFWLPASPAVSVYRRSPRASKPVA
- a CDS encoding DoxX family protein encodes the protein MTTANASASFAAAATYRPGKVRNRVLWTLQILLGLFFIIASGGPKLVIPNTLMESNPDIGLPFGLLIFIGVAEVAGGIGLMVPRLAALAAAGLSVLTFLAAGFQAFVVDKPELAPFPLVLTVIFAWIAYERRASITDLRNTISR
- a CDS encoding DoxX family protein; translated protein: MTAIPATTYRPGKIRNRVLWVLQILLGLFFIVGAGLPKVLGAEVQVEAFDDIGFGPWFRYFVGAVEIAGGVGLMIPRLCGLAAAGLTITMVLAAATVVFLTDEPVAMALFPLALAAVFAWITYERRATITDLRSMRSR